The Catellatospora citrea DNA segment ACCGGATCGCCCACGCCCATGACCGGATCGCCGCGCACGTGCGCCACCTTCGCGGCCCGATCCCGGCCCGCGAGACGTACGGCCTGGTCCACGGCGAACTCGGCCCGGACCACGTGCTCGTCACGCCCGACGGCGAACCCGTCCTGATCGACATCGAGGGCCTGACGTACTTCGACGTCGAATGGGAGCACACCTTCCTGCACCTGCGCTTCGGCGACGCGTATCCGCGGCTGCGACCGGTCGACCTCGACCCGCATCGGTTGGAGCTGTACCGGTTCGCACAGGTGCTGTCGCTGATCGAGGGCCCACTGCGGATCGCCGACACCGACTTCCCCGACCGGCAGCGGATGTTGGACCTGGCCGAGTGGAACATCGCCAAGGCACTCGCCGTCCGCTGACATCGGCCCGGTGGGGTAGTGGCGGGCAAGCCCGGGCGCAGGCGTCTACATCCCCTCAGGCGGGCTCTTGGCCTCGGTGCCGAGCACCTCGCCCTCCATGACGTGGTAGAACGAGGTGGTGTGGCCCGTTGCCGTCGCCAACGCTTCGTAGAGGCGTTCCGGCTGCCGTGGTGACCTGTTACGAACGAACATCCACAGCAGCGCCCCGAACTCGGCCAGGTGCTCGAAGCGCGAGAAGCGGCCATCGTCAGCGGGCTGCTCGACCGCCTCGCTGGCCGCTAACTAGCCCGGGCGGGATCACAGCCCCACCCCTGCGATACCCCCAGCACCTCGGCGATCTCCTTGCTCTTCCAACCCTCGACCTCGGCCAGGTAGGTCGCCGCCTGCTGGTGGCCGGGCAGGTCACGCAGGGCCCGCAGCGCGGGGCCGGGCGAGAGCCGGTCCAGCAGGTCGTCCTCCCACTCCGGTCGGCACTGCACATCGAGGTTGCCGATCGCCTGGTTGGCGACGGGGCGGCCGCGCTGCCCGGCCGAGGTCCAGCCCGGCTGCACCGCCACGATCTCGGCCAGCTCGCGGCGGTT contains these protein-coding regions:
- a CDS encoding RNA polymerase sigma factor produces the protein MGYLYVIARNIVLRAYANRRELAEIVAVQPGWTSAGQRGRPVANQAIGNLDVQCRPEWEDDLLDRLSPGPALRALRDLPGHQQAATYLAEVEGWKSKEIAEVLGVSQGWGCDPARAS